A segment of the Capra hircus breed San Clemente chromosome 24, ASM170441v1, whole genome shotgun sequence genome:
GTTTTCAGTTTAAGAATCTCTCAATGCAAAGGTTCGCTGGAAGTCTCACAAATGCTGGTTTCTATCACTATTTTGCCAAACCAGAATGACTTTGGTCTAGAATGTATTGCATAAACAGCTTCTACTTTGTGGAATTGCTGGCcgttttttaaaagcagaatggTTATTTGGCAGCGAAATAATACAATTGAGGTACAATTGTGACTCAGTAAAAAATGAGTTACATGGATTTTTGTACTGGGATTAATAGAAgccaaaactgaaatcagaattgcaaaaaataaaaactttaaaagtcaTAACTTTTATTACCTGTTAATCGGGCTTTAATAGCTTTTTGTTGGGTATGGTAAATGGAAGAACAGTGAGACCAAAAATAGGCATGAGAAACCCTTATTCACAGCCTGGTTGCAGGGAGAAGACGAGTTGGTTTAACCGCAAGGGTTTTGGGTGTTTCCTTGGTCATGTCTTACGTGCCTGTGGCTCCAACATTCCACACTTGTGCCTCCTAGGGTCTGACGGTTTTGGTGTTTCCCTTCTGCACACTGGCCTGGCTGTGCTCTTGGCTTTTCTTGCAGACTCCAAGTGGTTTTGCCATGGTCTTTCTCCCTTTGCCTACGTCTGGGATGACATCACTGGTCCTCTTTAATATCTACCATCAGCACCATGAAACCTTCAGTTTTGTCTACAGGGTACAATATTCTGATGATGCTGATGCTTTGTTATTGCACACTCAACATGAGAAGTGAAGAGTCTTGTAGTGAGCACAAGTCGTGGTCATACTGCTAGTATTTCCCTGAGGCATGCTTACTATAAGTATGCCCTGCACACTCTTACAGTGTACAGTTCTTAAGTTGTAATTCTTTGGTTTTCAACAGCTAGCCcacttccactttttccattTTCTACATCTTTGTGGAAGATTATTttgccagtctttttttttctagtttagatttagtaaattatattttttaatgatatagCCCAAATTCTCAATATTTTAgtgaatatactatatataatgtatatactatgtatataaatgtatagtCCCATATTTATGTTGATTtgcacatttcatttatttaatgattttGCTCATTTAAACACTTAAACACCTAAGTGTTATTTAAACACttaaataacaaatttaaaaaataaagcatatatgAAGCAGCTGCCTGATGTGAGGACATAGTCAGGACGTAATCTCTGATTTGGAGAGTGAATATTTCTGTGGCAGGGAAGGGCGCAGTTCTTAGGCTatgtcaacacacacacaaactgtcttgtaaacatttctcctttttcaaacttttaaaacaaagcctgtttttgtgaaataaaaattgaaactaAAATGGCTGCTTGTCTTAGAAAGTAGCTGGTTGGTCTGCATTAGCAAGCATCATTTTGTAACTTGACATCTGGCTCCTTTCATTGGAGCAAAAAGCTTAAGTACTTGATTGTAGCTATTTTCTGTATCATTTTCTGACTCATTATGTTGAAAttaactatttttcattttttcccactaGACTGAGCTCTTTGAGTGTAGGatataggtgctcaataaatattcattgagctAGAACCTGAACCTTATGAAATTAAAGGCCAGAACCTTCTCATGGTGACATTAAAACCAGTGATGACAAAAGTAGTCTGGGGCTTGGGTTTTGATAATAATCTCCCTGACAATATTTCAAGAGGAAAATGGTGCTTTCTTAGTTCCATGGGATTGTCATGGTCCAGACGAAGTGCCTTCCAACTCATCCTGAGTGGCTGCTGTGGTCAGGCCCCACACTGGCCAGTCCAAAGGGTTCTACATTAAGATGTTCATGAGCTCCGTTCTTCCCTCAAGGAGCCAGAAGGGACATCCATGGATGACAACCCCACTGCAGTTAAACTGGACCAGGGTGGAAATCAGGCTCCACAAGGTCAAGGCAGAAGACGCCTCCCCAAGGCACTTGGCTATATCACTGGTGACATGAAAGAATTTGCCAACTGGCTTAAAGGTATCTACGCCACCTTGGAGAAGTGGCATTGGCGGAAATGGTTTGCTGGTTCTTCTACTCAAATCTTTATTTATACTCCCCTATCttctatcatttttctttccattttttaaaactttttatcttctAACCTGAgaacttcttccattttttttctttctaatggaGACAGTGGTCCTGTTCATGTCAGAGGAAGACATCTAGGCCCACCTTGAAATTTCGGGacttaaaaactgaaattttactCTTGGTAATTCATTCCTTTTGCTCAAGGGTATAAACCTCTAAGCACACTAAATAAATCCATTCAATGATTTCTGGTACTGGAGTTCTAGTATGGACATTGTGGACTGAGCAGAAAGAGGATCTGGGTGTCACTAAAGCAGATCTGGATAATTTCAGGGATCTTGGGGTCACTAAAGGGGAAAGAGTTCAGAGAAAAAGTTTCAAGGAATATCCAAAGTTAGCCTCACCTTGTTCAGAGGGGATTTTGCTCAGGGTAGGCTTGGGAAGGAGACTCGGGAAGGAGAGCCCCATTTGCCCCACCATTTCCTTAGCTCTGCCCATCTCATCTCTTCCAGACAAACCCCAGGCTCTCCAGTTCGTTGACTGGGTTCTTCGGGGGATATCCCAAGTGGTGTTTGTCAGCAACCCCATCAGCGGAATCCTGATTCTGGTGGGACTCCTGGTCCAGAATCCCTGGTGTGCTCTCAATGGCTGTGTGGGAACAGTGGTCTCCACCCTGACGGCCCTATTACTCAATCAGGACAGGTAGGAATGTCCCTCCAAGCCTCTGCTTCTTGCTTGAGAACACAGGAGCCAACCAGTGACTCTGGGCAATAGTGATAAAGCTCCACCCTCCCTGGAGAATCAACCTTTATTCCACAGAATGCTTTATATTTGCCTTTAGTCATCAGTCAGGAAATCATTTATAGCCTCTTATTCATAGTATCCGAATAAGCAGCCAGATCCTTTTGGCAATACATGGGACCAGAACTAAGCTATAAGTAATTCTTATAAATAATGACTAAGCTATAAGACCCTACAGTCCAAAGGGAGTCTGCTTTAATGATCGATCAATTATTTATCATCAGCATTTTATTTGGGCAAAAAAATGCATATGAATTCAGGAAAAGTTTTAGTGGCTTAATAATTCCACTAATCCCATTATATCTTAGTTCCATGCTTAGTTTAGCAAATTCATTCTTCCTGGACAGTGAAAAGGTTAGTTCAGCTTCCAGAGAGATAAATTTTAGTCCCCAGTTGTGAAAAGGTACCATTTTGGCCAAGAGTAGAAACTTAATCCATAGGACAACATTTGGAAGTGAGGTTAAATACTGGGAAGAAAGGGACCCAAGAAAAAAACTAGGTGCTAAAGATGCGTATAGTTGAATGGAATAATTTGCCAAGTAAAAGggattgtttttctttgtaataaTTTGGAAATGTATATCTGGAAACAACAAAGTGGAAGAAGATGAAAATATATTCTAAGCTGGAAGACTTTTGTTGATAAAATCAAAGACGCTGTGGAACTGAATTTACATTTCAAGAATCTTGCACCTCTCAGCAAGGAAACCAGACTTAGGGAAGAGTTTCAAATAAAAGCTCTATTCAAGTCAGAGACCCTAATGAttcaaaagaaatgataaatttgGGAAGGAAAGGCTAGAAGGAAACCGGCTATGTTGGCTTGCTGATTCCTTCTCTCCGCTCCGTAGCTGTGCTGCCTCTGTAGGCGTTGTTCTATTTGCACATTTGTATTTTATCCACGTGTATTTGACTGTTGCATGCTTTTATTAGTATTCGGTTTCTAGAGACTTTGCAATAAAACCCTAAATATAATCTctttttcaaatgtaaatattACCTGGAAGTTACAAGTGATATTCATGGGCACGTTCAGCCAACATCCACCCGGGAGGTGTCCAAGCTGTGCCTCTTGCCCACAGGTCCGCCATCACAGCAGGGCTCCAGGGCTACAACGCTACCCTGGTGGGGATCCTCATGGCGATCTATTCAGACAAGGGAAATTATTTCTGGTGGCTGTTATTCCCTGTATCTGCTATGTCCATGACTTGGTAAGTTGTACCTGGTTTTCAAAatgcctttttgaaaaaaaaaacaaaacaaaaacgtaTAAGGGGCAGGAGTGGGTTGGGGGGAGTTATACTTAGTGAGCACggggtttctgttttgtaagatgAGAAATATTCTGTGaacagatggtggtgatggctgtatAACAGTGTAAACATACTTCATACCACTAAACTGAACGCCTTAAAATGGTTtaagtggtaaattttatgtataataaGGCAATTTCTAGAAAACTATCTTTTTATTTAGATTCAGGATATATCTATTGGAAACAGGAAGCGTTCAAACATACTGATGCATGTGGCTTCCCCTCACACCTCATCGCCCCCTATCCTACAGCAACATCCTGATGTAATTGGTTTGGGGAGTTTCCAGGACACTGGGAGTTTTGAAGGCTCTTGGAGGATTCTAAAGTACAACCAAAATTGAGAACCACTCCCCACCATCAGGAGTCCTCAAACACGCACACTATCAGGACCGCCTACAGAGCCAGTTAAAATATGGACTACTGCTCCCTCCCTGAGGCTTCCTGATTCAGTCCATCTGGGAtggggcctgagaatctgcatctcaacaagttcccaggtggtgctgatgtGGCTGATCCAGGGACCACACTCAGAACCACCGTCCCTACATAACCCCCCTTACCCATCTGCCCCTGTCCCCCTCAAAACAATTCTTTACTAAATTCAATTCCTTTTTTAACCCTAAGTCCTTCAAACTAGTTTCTATATTGACACTGtcttaaatcatttttttaagcaAGCATTTCCTTCTTACtatgatatattcaaaatataaaatgctaGCATCCACACACACGAGACATGTGGCTACATAGACACGGCCAACCGTGGACAGTGTGCCCACTCTGGCTGCAGCCACAGGTGCGTGCAGGAGAACCAGCTGGCACAGCCAGCCTCCTCAGGAGAAACTTCCCACCTGTTCTGAAGACCAGGCTCAAGGACCGGAGGTGTCACTGCACAGGGTCACCCACTCCCCCTCCCCCGAGTTCAGGAAACCTGGGGTTCTAACTTCAAAGCGATGGCTCCTTGATTGGGTCCACAAGTGAGGGAACAAAAAGGGCCCAGAGACCATCTAATCCAATATCCCAGTTTACAGGCAAAGAAACTGAGGTATctccttgcccaaggtcacacagttcaACTGCTCAAGGACTTAAACCTCTGCCCTCCTGAGTTAACAGTCTTTTTCCTCGAGTACTAAGTTGAAGACTGAGGCTGCCTCTGGTAGGGAGGGAAGGGTACGTGGTCAAGTAGTTTATACAGGGGCTTTAACTGCTCAGAcaatatttttttcatctgtCTGAAATacttcaaaactatttttaaaccTAGATTTATAACTCATTGTGAGCAACCCCATAGCATGATTTTCCACAAGCGAAATAAGCTGAGAGTTGACTTTTTACTTTACATAAGAATTATTCAATGACAGGATTTATTCCAGGTGTGTTTGGgtttgagttttttattttttttccctgtcaaAATATTGCCAACACAACACTTTAGGAACATATTAGCTAAAGAAAAAAAGCCCCTCTATAGTATAGATATTCAGTTTATCATTGTGGCTTGTCGCATGCATATTCTTCCATtctattctgttgttgtttttagtccAATTTTCTCAAGTGCATTGAACTCCGTGTTGAGCAAATGGGACCTCCCTGTCTTCACTCTGCCCTTCAATATGGCCTTGTCAATGTACCTTTCTGCCACGGGACACTACAATCCATTTTTCCCAAGCACCTTGGTCACACCTGTCACCTCAGTTCCCAATGTCACCTGGCCTGACCTCAGTGCCCTGCAGGTAAGATACACTGTCTTCTTATGTCCCGTTCCCACCTCCCCGGGCTCTGGAAGACACTTCCTGGTTAATTGTTGGTGGACATCAGACCTTGCAGAGACTCAGCTCTGGACCAGCCTTGCACTTTCTCTCGCCATCTAAGAGCTTATTCATTCTACTCCAAATCTTTGGATTCTAAGGGACTTTTTCAAAGGACTACGTGGTCAAAACtaacttttcctccttttttcctaACACCTGCAGTGCTAACTCCAGAATGTAGTTCCACTGGAATCCTGTCACTTTGTTCCAAACTTAGCCCTTATTTTGGAGGGGCGCGTGTCTGATGGGGGCCAGCCCTTGAAGCAGGGGCCTACAGCCTGAGGTTCTGTCCTCCCTGACCTACCTTCCCCAATCAAAAGAACTGGTTGCTCACTGTCAGATCCCATCACAGAACCtctctattttgctttttcttatggTGGATCTCCTAAAATGTGTACAGTAATTCAGATTTCTTGAGCTTTAGGGGCAtcagaatcatttttttttaagtattaatacAAGTTCCATCTCAGACTTCCTAAATCATAATCACTGGGGTGGAGTCTAGGAATCTGTTTTAACAAGTTCCCCAAATAGTGATGTGGGCCAGAGTTTGAGAACCACTCTCCTAGGATGTatgctgtgttcagttcagttcagttcagtcgctcagtcgtgtccgactctttgcgaccccatgaatcacagcacgccaggcctccctgtccatcaccatctcccggagttcactcagactcacgtccatcgagtccgtgatgccatccagccatctcatcctctgtcgtccccttctcctcctgcccccaatccctcccagcatcacagtcttttccaatgagtcaactcttcgcatgaagtggccaaagtactggagtttcagctttagcgtcattccctccaaagaaatcccagggtttctctccttcagaatggactggttggatctccttgcagtccaagggactctcaagagtcttctccaacaccacagttcaaaagcatcaattcttcggcgctcagctttcttcacagtccaactctcacagccatacgtgactactggaaaaaccatagccttaagtagacggaccttagtcagcaaagtaatgtctctgcttttgaatatgctatctaggttggtcataacttttcttccaaggagtaagcgtcttttaatttcatggctgcagtcaccatctgcagtgattttggagtccccaaaaataaagtctgacactgtttccactgcttccccatctatttgccatgaagtgatgggaccagatgccatgatcttcgttttctgaatgttgagctttaagccaacttttccactctcctctttcactttcatcaagaggctttttagttcctcttcactttctgccattagggtggtgtcatctgcatatctgaggttattgatatttctcccgtcaatcttgattctagcttgtgtttcttccagtccagcatttctcatgatgtactctgcatataagttaaataagtagggtgacaatatacagccttgacgtactccttttcctatttggaaccagtctgttgttccatgtccagttctaactgttgcttcctgacctgcatacaaatttctcaagaggcaggacatgTGGTTTggtgttcccatttctttcataattttccacagtttattgtgatccacacagtcaaaggctttggctgtgTATCTCACTATAAATATGTATAGGGATagcactattttttaaaagcctggtTGACCCAAATCAAATTCCAGCTCTTTGTATTGGTGTTTATTTAATAAACTTGTCTAAGTTTTctcaagtattaaaaaataaagaaaacacttgAAATCAGAAGAAGACCAACCTTACAGTTTTTAAGTGtcaagagactgtctttcctgcTATCAGGTTATCAAACCCCTTTGCTGTCCTCTTTGCTGGGCAGTCAAAGCATGAGGAGTTCAAATAGcgttttctttaacttttgtaCAGAAAATGAATGGCAATATTTGGAAGTAattcagaaggaaaataaaaaatttatcagGATTTCCCATGAAAAAAATAGCATTAGTTGAACTATCTAAAACTGCCCAATACAGAAGCTATTAACCCTACATAGCTATTTTAATTTAAACCATTTGTTAGCTTGAATCAAACCTTGTGCCTTCTTCCTAAGAACTCCCATTCTGTGAACACATTATCTGAGTTCAGAACTCAGCCATAAAGCTATAATTaggacatttaaatatatttttgtgttcTAACAACTAACAGTTGTTGATAACTGGAACAAGCTATCTTGGTTTAAATTAATATGTGCTctctaaaaaaaagataaaaaaataaattaaaagaattttaattaattttaagataaaattataaataaattttaaaaaataaaacatttgatttAATTAATGAATGTTCTCACTAGCAACAGAAATGTAAATATGGTCCTGATACATGAACCTGCCAGTAATTGCTTCTGAGCTGTTGATAAGATAATCTGACTTTGGGTCTCTGACCGTAGCACTAACAGCTGAATTGCAAGGGAGTAATAATACTTCTATTGACCATAGAGATGCATTGATGTATTGGCCTCAGAATTGACGGAGAATTGAGAATAGAAGTGTAAGAGGTGGTCCCTACCATCCTCGCTGGGAGGTGTGGCTGATCCTCATAGTGGGGAGCAGGGACACTACATGGGGAGCTTATCAGTGACCAAAACCAGGTGTCAGTGTGGGCCACAGAGCCAGCGAGTGAAGGGATCTGGAGAAGGACGGCCCAGCGTGCAGCAGGGAGGGCTGCTGGATCTCTGGGGATAAAGCGACTGAGACTTTTCTGTAGAGCAAGATAGAATTATAAATGTTAGTAACTCAGATCTTGAAAGATAAGATATGCTAAATCCATAAATGTTAGTAACTCAGAGTTTGAAAGATAAGATATGCTAAATCCAAAATGTCATTGCTCTGTGTTTGTGGGTGTCCTATGGGTTTCTGTCCAGTTGTTTTAATGGCCGTGTTTTCTAAATCGTTTCCGCAGTTGCTGAAGTCCCTGCCTGTGGGTGTGGGTCAGATATATGGCTGCGATAATCCGTGGGCAGGGGGCATCTTCCTAGGCgccatcctcctctcctccccactcatGTGCCTGCACGCTGCGATTGGGTCCTTGCTGGGGATAATAGCAGGTGAGTGTCACACTTGCTCCCAGATACTGAGCACTGCCTCCGCCCCACTACTGTCTCAGGCATCTTCTACATTCCAGACCTTTCTTGAAGGTCTGCTTCCAAGGGACCAATGGGAGTTCTCGGatgccttccccacccccagcctccttcCAGAACACCCTGCCTTTAGTCCAAAGCTCTGACCCCTCCTTTCTTCCCTAACAGGACTCAGTCTTTCAGCTCCATTTGAGAACATCTACGCTGGACTCTGGGGTTTCAACAGCTCTCTAGCTTGCATTGCAATTGGAGGAATGTTCATGGCACTCACCTGGCAAACCCACCTCCTGGCTCTTGCCTGTGGTGAGTATTCCCTGAACTCGGGGAAAGCTGCTCATGACTATGGTATCAAAATCCAGGTCAAACAGTAAGAAAGGACTGTGTGAGGAACTAGAGCTGGAGTTCTAGTTTGAGCCCCTGATACCTGCTAAGTGTGTGACCAGGGCAATGGGCCTCCCCTCTCAGGGAGGACCCGGGTCTGCTCTGCCTACCTCATTGCTCATGTTGAAGACTGGAGAGCCTGCTGGGTCATATTAACCATTTTACAATGTGTATTTGGTGGGGATACAAACAACTTGTCCTGTATTCTTCATACTAATTGACCCAAGAAACTGAAAGGAAACAAGCTAAATATAGTCAGTTCTCCTGGTAAGTCTGGTGGTATTAATGGGCCCTTAGAGAGTCACATTAATATGGCTGTTCTCAAACTGGAGCAAACATCAGAATCTCTTGGAAACCTTGTTAAAACCCAGATTTCTGGGGCCCAGCCCCGGTCCCAGACTCATTGTCTGTTAGAGCCGGCCAGGGAGGCAAGGGAGGAGCTTGCATTTTTAACAGGGTGCCAGGTGGTGCTGATGCTATTCCTctggggaccacattttgagacCTGTAATATTAATCTTTTCTGATCTCCAGGCCAGACTCAGCCTGTCAGAGCTAGAAGGGTTCTGGCGAGCTCCGCAGCAACCTTCTCATTTTACTGTTGGAGTTCTAAGAGCAGAGAAAGTGATGCACTACAAGGCATCCATTAGGGGTAGATGTAAACCCAGAGTCCATACTTGCTAACAACTTCCAGAGTTGCTCCCACTACACTACTCTCCCTTCCTTCAGTACCATTCAAGCCCTTAGGTAAAAACAGACCTCAAGTGCTTCAGATTTGAAAAGCTAACACATTTCCCAGGCCATTGCAAGGGTGGGCTTATTCACCCATAGCTTCCAGAATCCCTAATTCAACACAACTTAAAAGTATGTAAGATAATATGCTAGAAGGAAAGGAATGATCCTTCCTGGGAGACAAAGGGATGGGAGGATATTGGAACAGGCAAGAA
Coding sequences within it:
- the SLC14A1 gene encoding urea transporter 1 isoform X1, which produces MNGRSLIGAAEDAYPGPLWRGPFGKKAGEAAHRGFPWLNLALIQGPAEQEPEGTSMDDNPTAVKLDQGGNQAPQGQGRRRLPKALGYITGDMKEFANWLKDKPQALQFVDWVLRGISQVVFVSNPISGILILVGLLVQNPWCALNGCVGTVVSTLTALLLNQDRSAITAGLQGYNATLVGILMAIYSDKGNYFWWLLFPVSAMSMTCPIFSSALNSVLSKWDLPVFTLPFNMALSMYLSATGHYNPFFPSTLVTPVTSVPNVTWPDLSALQLLKSLPVGVGQIYGCDNPWAGGIFLGAILLSSPLMCLHAAIGSLLGIIAGLSLSAPFENIYAGLWGFNSSLACIAIGGMFMALTWQTHLLALACALFTAYLGASMSHVMAVVGLPSCTWPFCLATLLFLLLTTKNPNIYKMPISKVTYPEENRIFYLQSTKRTVQGPL
- the SLC14A1 gene encoding urea transporter 1 isoform X2 — its product is MDDNPTAVKLDQGGNQAPQGQGRRRLPKALGYITGDMKEFANWLKDKPQALQFVDWVLRGISQVVFVSNPISGILILVGLLVQNPWCALNGCVGTVVSTLTALLLNQDRSAITAGLQGYNATLVGILMAIYSDKGNYFWWLLFPVSAMSMTCPIFSSALNSVLSKWDLPVFTLPFNMALSMYLSATGHYNPFFPSTLVTPVTSVPNVTWPDLSALQLLKSLPVGVGQIYGCDNPWAGGIFLGAILLSSPLMCLHAAIGSLLGIIAGLSLSAPFENIYAGLWGFNSSLACIAIGGMFMALTWQTHLLALACALFTAYLGASMSHVMAVVGLPSCTWPFCLATLLFLLLTTKNPNIYKMPISKVTYPEENRIFYLQSTKRTVQGPL